Proteins found in one Myxococcaceae bacterium JPH2 genomic segment:
- a CDS encoding DUF58 domain-containing protein produces MNAPAPRSFQARLRAWLRPPRTLRVTRTGRTYLVVTFGVGLGALNTGNNLLYLLLGMLLSMVVVSGVLSERCIGDLSVRRVGADAAFAGEPFAFRWAVSRKKGHGFALTLSESEAPLTGEGRVGHLPPGTEAIVRADLGAPRRGPVRLTGVRVTTTWPLGLFAKTRVLPVEGLLLVYPRRSFACREPVTSELGPAGESGNPRRNDGTGDVAGLRELAPSEDARRVHWLKSASQGKLLKVEREREERRTYQLSVEAGLGGDTLDRRCEEVAAQAHRLLADGHEVGLDAPGATLRSATGTAQEKRILQTLAWLGFENVRTSEAA; encoded by the coding sequence GTGAACGCCCCCGCCCCTCGCAGCTTCCAGGCCCGCTTGCGCGCGTGGCTGAGACCGCCTCGGACGCTCCGGGTCACCCGGACGGGCCGCACGTATCTCGTGGTGACATTCGGCGTGGGGCTCGGTGCGCTGAACACCGGAAACAACCTGCTGTACCTGCTGCTCGGGATGCTGCTGAGCATGGTCGTGGTGTCCGGCGTGCTCTCCGAGCGCTGCATCGGCGACCTGAGCGTGCGGCGGGTGGGCGCGGACGCGGCCTTTGCGGGCGAGCCCTTCGCCTTCCGATGGGCGGTGTCTCGCAAGAAGGGCCATGGCTTCGCGCTCACGCTGTCCGAGTCGGAAGCCCCTCTCACTGGAGAGGGGCGCGTGGGGCATCTGCCCCCGGGCACCGAGGCCATCGTGCGCGCGGACCTGGGTGCGCCCCGCCGAGGCCCGGTGAGATTGACGGGCGTGCGCGTCACCACGACGTGGCCCCTGGGATTGTTCGCCAAGACGCGCGTGCTCCCGGTCGAGGGGCTTCTGCTCGTCTATCCGCGGCGGAGCTTCGCTTGTCGCGAGCCCGTGACTTCGGAGCTGGGGCCCGCGGGGGAGTCCGGCAATCCGCGCCGCAACGACGGCACCGGCGACGTGGCGGGACTGCGCGAGCTGGCCCCCTCCGAGGACGCGCGCCGCGTTCACTGGCTCAAGAGTGCCTCGCAGGGGAAGCTGCTCAAGGTCGAGCGCGAACGCGAGGAGCGCCGCACGTACCAGCTCTCCGTGGAGGCAGGACTGGGCGGAGACACCCTGGACCGCCGCTGCGAGGAAGTCGCGGCCCAGGCGCATCGGCTGCTCGCGGACGGCCATGAAGTGGGCCTCGATGCGCCAGGCGCGACCTTGAGGTCGGCGACGGGAACTGCGCAGGAGAAGCGCATCCTCCAGACCCTGGCGTGGCTGGGCTTCGAGAACGTGCGGACCTCGGAGGCCGCATGA